The Entelurus aequoreus isolate RoL-2023_Sb linkage group LG04, RoL_Eaeq_v1.1, whole genome shotgun sequence nucleotide sequence TTGAAAAGGTGTGTTGGTACTTTGTGTGTTACTAATGGTGTGTTATGGAAATATTAATGCTCTTGTAGTTTGAGTACTGCTGATGTTACTGTGCCTTCAGTCTGCAGCTCTCCATAACTACCAGTTACACTGTTTAAAACTGCCATATGAGAAGTTTACACCAAGCATTTGGTCACTATACGGATTCATGCTTGAAAACGGTCACTTAATTTATTCTGGCTAAAGTTTTTTTCCATGCTATTTAAGTCAAGTCATGCTGAAAGTAAGACCAACTGTGGAACCACAGGAGACTCAGGAAGATCAGCACACATTTATTAAATGAAACTGCCACTTCAAGGTGCTTCTCTTGCAGCAGCTTACTTCAAGGTGGATCATAGGACATGCTTTAAAGCTGACTGTAATATACCAGGCTTATGAACATTTTTGTAAAAGGGGAACATGATTATGTTAATATCATTAGTGTTTTCTATGTGCTCATCCTTGTGAGGAAACACTGATTCATGAACTTGTTTGTATACTTCTGTACATTATCACTCCACTATGATCACGCACCTTGACCAGCTTTTCCTGAGAATAAATATCTTTTCATATTCAatgtttggaatttttttttcattttattaaaaaaaagaaagatgttAACTTGACAATTTAGTCAAGACTCTCAGCTGATCCAGTCTTGGAAACGGAAACAGTCGCTTGCAATCTTCCACACAGGCTGCTCGTTGTTAGGCGACGCTTGAGCGGTTAAAAGAAAGTTCTGGTTGAAGAAACGCAGCTTGTTGCCCTCAAACTTGACGGTGCCGCAGGTCACCACCAGCAAAGTCATCTGGCCTCGGGTTGCTTGATCTGTGAAAGACGTTCGAGTTTAGACTTTGATCATTTCTGTGGGTGGTGCCTTGACACCAGGCATTGATCTTGATAATCATGGAGGGGAGACCTGAAGAATGCACACGTCCATAAAAAGCCAGACTACGATTAGCGGCCAACTGTTGCTAAACACTTCAATTCATTTTCACACATTAAACAAATACAATGCTGTAATTAAATGTGCAGCAGTCACACAGTTGCAGGTTTACATTAAAGGTTTAATAGGTTTGAGTGTCAgtgtttttatacattttcatttgtTGCAGCCCATCACTAATATTTGGACTGCCACCTCATAGTTTTGCTTCTTAACACAGGAATCAGTGTTGCAAATGTTGTTGCTGTATTTAGACACTGGGGATGTTACTAAATGTATCCGGAGGTGTCTGTACGCAGTCTTCAGTTAGCTAcaggcatataaaaaaaaaaattgccacgCGCTACACATTAAAAGCAAGAAGACGGCAAGTGTTCCTTGCGTCATGCATTTACTCACTAATCAAACAAGCAGTGAGGAAAGGCAAAATATTGGGGCAAGGGAGAGGAGATCCTGACATGCAAAGCACCTCTacaaaggggaacagcactttctAGGGGtcattttgcctataattcacaatccttgagacaagaacacagcttttatattatttaatgcaatctaaaatatatgtaaataaaagtaaCATTGGAGCCATGACGTCATTGCGTCTTGCGTGTATTCCTAACAAATAACCATGGAGGAAGCGGCAACAATactacatttcgtgacttgaataataaCCAAGTCTTAGCGATAAGGACTTTCATTTAGCAGTGCATTGATCGGAGCGAGGCAACGTCCTGCTGCTGCGTTATtctcagctggtgagctgcttttctCGCCTCGGTGCTCGTGAAATCAaattaactttatttataaagcacatttaaaatttaccacgggGGTAGCCATAGTGCTGTACAATAGGCAAGTTAAAAGAACACAAGAAAAACGagccaacacaaacagagcacgataaaaaaaataaaaaaattaaacatagaAACAGGTTCATAGCAGGATAGAGAGTGTAAAAGACCAGGGAATACAAGTGTTTTTAAGAGCGATTTAAaagcaggaagagaggaggcctgcctaacactcaaaggtaagtcgttccagagcttgggagcagcagcggtgaaagttaattctagctcataaataatgcctctcactttGATAGTAAAATGATGCAGACATtgactgagaagttggtcaatgaCAAGCCAATTTCTACCCGCAGATGGTGAGAAACATGCGAAATATGCTGGTTTGTACCCCTTGccccttttttttaaccctttgcaaGGACTGAGCCattcatctaaaccaggggtcggcaacctttaccactcaaagagccattttggcaagttttacaaattaaagaaaataatgggagccacaaaaaaaaatttttaattttaaatgaaaaacactgcatacaaagcttaaattgctttgtgctatgttaaccaggggtctcagacacacgcaccggcacgcaacttactatggaaatttgatgttagtgcagcccgcgagttttgaatgaatggcgcttgatagcgtcatacttgccaaccctctcattatttccgggagactcccgactaTCAGGACgggctggcactgcttttagcgccctctacagcctgccaaaacagtgtacctgctcgaccacatgtagaatgcagcttcagcttgctcacgtaagtgacagcaaggcgtactagttcaacagccacacagcttacactgacagtcgtacaaaaacaactttaacactgttacgttacaaatatgcgccacactttgaacccacaccaaaaaagaatgaccaacacatttctggagaacatctgcactgtaacacaacataaacacaacacaacaaatacccagaatcccatgcagccctaactcttccgctcaaccgacgcacggagggtgggagggttgatgtgtgggggggggtttggtggtagcgggggtgtataatctagaccggaagagttagggctgcatgggattctgggtattggttgtgttgtgtttatgttgtgttacggtgcggatgttctccagaaatgtgtttttcattcttttttggtgtgggttcacagtgtggcgcatatttgtaacgtaacagtgtaaaagttgttttatacggctaccgtcagtgtaagctgtgtggctgatgagtaagtatactttgctgtctcctacgtgtgcaagtaaaagctacatacatcatgtggccgggctggcacgctgtttgtaaacgctatagaacgacaattactgcagtgcaattagggcacgcccttaatttagtaattagagtgaaaataggattatatttgccctgggagttttctAGGAGATGCACTGAGATCcatgagtctcctgggaaaatcgggggtcggcaagtatgcagctgagccgcatcagagtggtcaaagagccgcatgcggctccggagccgcgggttgccgacccctgatctaaacggtGATATAAGAACATCCTAACAGTCTGCACCCCAGTGaccgcagaccttgtacagtaagtgttatgtttgttggctctcatgaagtttgCATTGAGTGATTTagttgaaggaaaaagcgaacgttgtgatgcatatGTGAAATTAAGCAccaccatatgcttaaaatgagaaaaatatgtaaatgttatgaatgtgccagttactacgttacatatacacttacagcgtgtatataaaacgatgATAGAGGATCTTAAGAGTGACTCCtacaggctccattgtaagcagacttgtgatcgcatttatttactatttagaatgcataaaaaagataacgtgttcttgtcttacataaggattgtgaatgataggcaaaaagtgCAGTCCTCCTTTAATAAGTGAGCAGCCCAGCCACTGACTAGTGTGCCTAGAAGTCACTTGTCATCTTCCCAATTAATGACGTAAACCAACGGTGACCACAGCTTGCTATTTTTAATGTGTCAGTGTCACAGATTTACACATACCACCGCCACAAATAGAACGTCATCCCACTGATAAACTTAGTTGCCATTTCTGCCATAATCTTTCTTTGCGCGCTCGACTTACCGTGAACTGGTTGACAATCCAATGTATGAACTTGGAACTCGCTAGAAGGCAGTGCCTCGAAAAACTCGCCCAGGGCATCGAGT carries:
- the LOC133648917 gene encoding NTF2-related export protein 2-like, with translation MAAAVDFRSHVDQSCRYSEEFVNIYYDCVDKKRRNLTRLYLDKATLVWNGNTVSGLDALGEFFEALPSSEFQVHTLDCQPVHDQATRGQMTLLVVTCGTVKFEGNKLRFFNQNFLLTAQASPNNEQPVWKIASDCFRFQDWIS